From Gammaproteobacteria bacterium:
CCACCGCCAGCAAGGTGAGCAATACGCACGAGATCGGCATGGACATCCGCCATTGCCACTCAGCCATATCTGCCGCATTGGCCGTCGCGAATAATTGTGCGCTTGTCCAGGCCTTGCGTGGCCGACCTTCTGCCTGCACATCCTGCGGAGAAACACGAATCCCGCTGCGTTGATATTGATGCAGACGAAATCCGCTGCCGCCGGGCAAGGCTTCATAACGGGAACCGTCTTCCAGCACGATGTAGTGCGAGCCATCATCATCGCTACGCTGTACGCCGCGCTGGGCAACGAAAACATTTTGACTGCGATTTTCACCGCGTAGAAAAACGAACACATTTTCCATGTGCGACTTGTCCTCGGACATTGCCTCCACATAGAACACGCCATCGCCACCGCGAATTTCATGAAACCTGCCCGGCGCCAAAAAACTGAATTCAGATTTGACCTTGGCCAGGTCACGCAAATCATATTGTCGTTTTTCTGACCACGGCGCGCCCCACAGCGACAAACCACCCACCAGCAGCGCCAGCCCGACCGAGATGCTCAGCGTGATGCGCATGATGCGCGGAATACCTATGCCGCACGCTTCCATCGCAGTAATTTCGCAATCTTTGTACAACCGTCCCATGGCCACCAGCACCGCAATAAACAGTGCAAATGGAATAATCATGGGCAAATAGCTCAGGGTGAACAGCAGCAGCAATTTCAGAATCATCTCGGTCGGCAAAGTACCAGCCGCCGCATCGGACATGTAGCGGACGAAATGTTTGCTCATGAAAATCAGCAGCAATACGCTGAGGACGCCGGAGAGCGACAAGCTGATTTCTCGCAAAAAATATCGTTGAATAATCACTCGGTGTATCGCTGTAATGGCTGCTCAAAGACCGACGGAGGTGCAGGTGCAAAGCCGGGGGCTTTCATTTAAACTAGGATTCTAACATAGCCCAGGCTCCTGCTAGGCACTCCATCATAGCCGCTTTTTGTACTTTTGCTGAGGAACCCCATGGAATTTGCTGTTAAACAAGCAAGCATCACCAATACAAAATCGCACTGTTTGATCGTGGCCATCGGCGACAGTGGAAAACTGCCTGCCAATACCGCTGCACTGGATGACGCCTGCGGCAAAATTATCAGCAAAGTCATTTCCCAGGGCGACATCAAAGGTAAAAGTGGCGAAACTCTGTGGCTGCACCAACCCGAAGGCGTCAGCTGCCCGCGCATTCTGCTGGTCGGCACCGGCAAAGACAGCGAGCGCAACGACGCCGCGTTCAACAAACTGATGAACAAAATATGCGCAGCCCTCAAAACCAGTGGCGCCAGCCAGGCACACTGCTTCATCGAAGACTTTCTGCCGCAAAATCGCGATGTGAACTGGAGCGTCCGCCAGGCCACACTGCTGGCCAGCAACAGCCAATACCGTTTTGACCAACTCAAAAGCAAGAAAAACGACGACAAACCCAATCTCAGCAAAATCATCTGGGCACTGAGCGATGCCGACAGCGTCAAATCTGCCGAAGCCGCCGTCAGCCAGGGTGCAGCTATTGCCAAAGGTATTACCCTGACCCGTGATCTGGGCAACTTGCCGGGCAACATCTGCACTCCGACTTACCTGGAAACCCAGGCCGAATCCATGGCCAGCAACTATGCCAAAATCTCCACCAAGGTTCTGCAGGAAAATGACATGGCGCAGTTGGGCATGGGCTCGCTGCTGTCAGTATCCCGTGGCAGTCGCCAGCCGGCCAAGCTGATCATCATGCACTACAACGGCGGTGCCAAAGACGACAAACCCATCGTCCTGGTCGGCAAAGGTCTGACCTTTGACTCCGGCGGCATTTCCATCAAGCCCGGCCCGCAGATGGATGAAATGAAATACGACATGTGCGGCGGTGCCAGCGTGTTCGGCACGTTGACGGCCATCGCCGAAATGGCCCTGCCGATCAACGTGATCGGTGTCGTACCCGCCTCGGAAAACATGCCCGACGGCGATGCCAACAAACCTGGCGACATCGTCACCAGCCTGTCCGGTCAAACCATTGAAATCCTCAACACCGACGCCGAAGGTCGCCTGATCCTGTGCGATGCGCTCACCTACGTCGAGCGCTTTGACCCGGCAGTAGTCATCGATATCGCCACCCTCACCGGCGCTTGCGTTATCGCGCTGGGCAAGCATGCCAGCGGTCTGTTCAGCAATGATGAGGCGCTAAGCACCGAGATTCAGCAAGCCGGCCATGAAACCTTCGACCGAGTCTGGCCTATGCCATTGTGGGACGATTACCAGGATCAACTGGACAGCAACTTCGCCGACATGGCCAATGTCGGTGGTCGTGAAGCGGGAAGCGTCACCGCCGCCTGCTTCCTGGCCCGCTACACCAAGAAATTCAAATGGGCCCACCTGGACATCGCCGGCACAGCCTGGGTCGGTGGCGGCGAAAAAGGCGCAACCGGTCGACCTGTCGCCTTGTTGACACAATTTGTGCTCAATCGTTGCGCAAAGTAGGGCATAATTATTGCCTGATTAGATATTCCGGAAACAGGAATAACCATTGATGGCGCGTATCGATTTCTACATTCTGGCAGGCTCGTCCCCGCAAAACCGGGAACGCTTCGCCTGTCGCCTTGCAGAAAAAGCCTATAAGAGCGGTGTGCCGACCTTTCTGCGCACCGAGAACGCCCATCAAAGTCAGCGCCTGGACGATTTATTGTGGACATTTCGTCCGGGCAGCTTTGTGCCGCACGGTCTTGCGCCGCAGGCCACCCCGACACCCGTCCACATCGGCGAACAGGCAGAAAACGACCCACGCGCCGACACCCTGGTCATTAATCTTTGCCAAACACCGTTCAGCCCATCACCAACCACCGCGCGCATAGCCGAACTGGTTGACGATGATCCGCAGCAACGGCAACTGGCCAGAGACCGTTTTCGCGCCTATCGCGCCCAAGGGCACGAAGTCAACACTCACGAAGTACGAGCAGACAGGTAAGCATCATGAGCAACTCCAACTTTGAACCCCAGCGCAACAAAAAGTCAGACGACCTAGACAGCATTCTGGGTGATCTGTCCGGTTTGAGCGAGCTCATTGATGACGATAGAAGCCCCACCGTAGGCAGCGTAAACCCGCAGGCCATTCCAGATGGCGCACTGCTAGGCGACCTGTCTCTACTGGAAGAAAGTCACGATGAACCACTCACCGGTGGTGGCCAACCCATGACGGATGACGTTAACGTCACCAACTGGGGCCTGGATGACATGGATGAGCTTCGTGCCGTTGCCGGCCCGCAGGCCCTGGACGACGATGACAATATCCCGATGTTGACCGACACCGTCGATTTCGATCTGCCGACCCAATTTGCCGCCGCCCCCGCCAACACCGTTCCCTTGCTGGACGAGCGAGTCTCGGCATTTGCCAGCCAGCCGGCGATAGACAAGGATCAATTTCTGTTGTCTGAACTGGAAAACATTGCCTCCCAGCTCAGCACTCCCTTGGTGGACAACGATCTCGACGAGCCAATCAAAACTGACATCACTCCCACACCCGCATCAATGCCAATCACCGAACCGGCGATGAGCATCGACAGCAATGAAGAGTTGCTGCTCAACGCCATGCTGGATCTGCCGATGTCCGTCGCCAGCACCGAGCCGCTGCAGGAAGTGGCCGCCCCAGCCCTGGCTGCAGAAATCAGCACCAGCGAATTCAATGCCGAAGAATATCAGCAACTGATGGATGCCATAGACACTGAGCTCAGTGGCAACACAACCCCAGCCACTCCGCCGGTTGACAGTGTTGAGACTCAGCCAACAGAACAAGCCGCACAGACCACTGCGGCAGCCGCTGCCGCAGTCCAGGCAAGTGCATTCACCAACGAATTACACACCCAGCTGGCGCGGCAAATCGACGCGCTATTGGTAACCGCCATCAATACGCTCAGCGACCGATTGAACCAGCACATGGCTGAGCGCATGGAAAAATTGTTACTGGATGCCGTCGACGATGCGATGCCGACGCTGATGGAGCAGTTATCTCAGGGCTTGCGTACCGAAGTACAAACGCAGGTTAAGTCGC
This genomic window contains:
- the lptF gene encoding LPS export ABC transporter permease LptF, with protein sequence MIIQRYFLREISLSLSGVLSVLLLIFMSKHFVRYMSDAAAGTLPTEMILKLLLLFTLSYLPMIIPFALFIAVLVAMGRLYKDCEITAMEACGIGIPRIMRITLSISVGLALLVGGLSLWGAPWSEKRQYDLRDLAKVKSEFSFLAPGRFHEIRGGDGVFYVEAMSEDKSHMENVFVFLRGENRSQNVFVAQRGVQRSDDDGSHYIVLEDGSRYEALPGGSGFRLHQYQRSGIRVSPQDVQAEGRPRKAWTSAQLFATANAADMAEWQWRMSMPISCVLLTLLAVVMSRTNPRQGRFAKLFVALMMYIVYFYLLTMANAWVKEGVVSPAVGMWWVHGLMLLAVGLLLVQQLGIRWVTETLRLRRA
- a CDS encoding leucyl aminopeptidase translates to MEFAVKQASITNTKSHCLIVAIGDSGKLPANTAALDDACGKIISKVISQGDIKGKSGETLWLHQPEGVSCPRILLVGTGKDSERNDAAFNKLMNKICAALKTSGASQAHCFIEDFLPQNRDVNWSVRQATLLASNSQYRFDQLKSKKNDDKPNLSKIIWALSDADSVKSAEAAVSQGAAIAKGITLTRDLGNLPGNICTPTYLETQAESMASNYAKISTKVLQENDMAQLGMGSLLSVSRGSRQPAKLIIMHYNGGAKDDKPIVLVGKGLTFDSGGISIKPGPQMDEMKYDMCGGASVFGTLTAIAEMALPINVIGVVPASENMPDGDANKPGDIVTSLSGQTIEILNTDAEGRLILCDALTYVERFDPAVVIDIATLTGACVIALGKHASGLFSNDEALSTEIQQAGHETFDRVWPMPLWDDYQDQLDSNFADMANVGGREAGSVTAACFLARYTKKFKWAHLDIAGTAWVGGGEKGATGRPVALLTQFVLNRCAK
- a CDS encoding DNA polymerase III subunit chi gives rise to the protein MARIDFYILAGSSPQNRERFACRLAEKAYKSGVPTFLRTENAHQSQRLDDLLWTFRPGSFVPHGLAPQATPTPVHIGEQAENDPRADTLVINLCQTPFSPSPTTARIAELVDDDPQQRQLARDRFRAYRAQGHEVNTHEVRADR